Part of the Bacteroidota bacterium genome is shown below.
TTGAATTTGGCAAAGTTTCAGCTGCTGCCGGGGATTATGCATTCCGTGCCGTTAAAACAGCCATTGATTTGGCCATGCAGAAAAAAGTGGATGGGACCGTAACCGGTCCAATTAATAAGGAAGCCATCAATAAAGCAGGTCATCATTTTTCAGGCCATACCGAAATATATGCACACTATACCCATACATCCAAATATGCAATGTTACTGGCAGATAAAAATTTAAGGGTAATCCATGTGACCACACATGTTTCGTTGCGCCAGGCCTGCGATTTGGTCAAGAAAGAAAGGATAAAGGAGGTGATTCAACTTCTTCACGAGGGATTAAGAAAATTAGGCTATGCCAATCCGCATATCGGAGTAGCCGGCCTTAATCCGCACTCGGGTGAAGGAGGATTATTTGGCCTGGAGGAAATTGAAGAAATTATCCCAGCCATTCAGGAAATGAAGGATTCAGGATTATGGGTAGAAGGACCTGTTCCGGCCGATGCCCTTTTTGCCCTGGCCAACGGCGGAAAATTTGACGGCTGCGTGGCCATGTACCACGACCAGGGGCATATCCCGTTCAAAGTCCTTGGATTTGAATATGACAAAGCCAAATCAACCATGAAGAGTGTGAAGGGAGTAAATATCACGTTGGGCCTGCCCATACTCAGAACTTCTGTGGATCATGGAACTGCGTTTGAAATCGCAGGAAGGGGAATTGCAAGCCCCGATGCATTAATCAATGCCATCGAATATGCCGTAAAAATATTAAATAACTAATTAACTGAAATTTATGATTGCTGTCATTGCTGACGATTTTACCGGAGCTGCTGAAATAGGGGGGATTGGATTAAGGCACGGGCTAAAGGTAGTTATTGAAACGGAAAATATTAGACGTTGCAATACCGACCTGCTTGTTATTGCCACAAACACTCGGTCACTTCATGCCAAAGAAGCATCTGTATATACGGAAAATATTACAAAACAACTATTGAAATTAAATCCTGCCTTTATCTATAAAAAAATAGATTCAGTATTAAGAGGGAACATTATCGGGGAATTGGCAGCAATGATGTATGCTTCTCAGAAGAAAAGAGCCATAGTTGTTGCAGCCAATCCTGTTTTCAACAGGGTTATCCGGGATGGCATCTTTTTTATAGACAACATTCCTTTAAAAGAGACCTGTTTTTCCACTGATCCGGAATATCCTATTCATTCCTCATCTGTACTTGAAATTCTGGGGAAAAATTCTTCTGTAAAAAATTGCAGGTTTAATGAATTGTTACCCGAAGAGGGCATCATTATTGGTGATGTGGAAAATGATAATGACCTGAAACATTGGGCTGTCCATATTGATGCTCAAACGTTACCTGCAGGGGCCTCCGGATTTTTTGATGCCCTGATCAGAAAACATGAAGTTATGCCCTCCTGCAATATTTCAAAATTACTGCCCTTCGGAGAAAAGGCTCTTTATGTTCTGGGAAGTACTTACCCTAAAGACACGGACTTTTTGAAAAAACTGGAAGAAAACGACCATTATCTCTCCAACATTCCTGAAGAAATATACTGCAATAAAAACTATGATCCGAAATATCTTGAAGCATGGGCAAACGATATTGTACATGCCATCGAAAACCATAAAAAAGTAATTGCTTCAATTTTCCATGATTCCATCAATGAACCGGATATAGCAATCAGAATAAGTGAAACCATAGGAATATTGATCAAAAAAGTAACGGAAAAAACCAATTTGAATGAATTGTTGCTTGAAGGGGGTAGAACGACATCAGTTGTCCTGAAGCATTTAAAAATAAACCGTTTAATCCCGATTCAGGAATTGGATACCGGTGTAATACGGATGAAAATAGAAGGGAAATCCAACTTCTGTGTGACGACTAAACCCGGAAGTTATTTCTGGCCGGAAAGTATTCTATCACAGCTAACTGAATAAATGGTTCCAAAACCTAAAATTAATACTTAATAAACCTAACTTATAAATGTTGCATTCCAACTTACATATTATTGATTACCTGATCATCATCATCTTTTTATTGGCTCCGATTGCCGTCAGTCTTAAGTTTTCAAAAAGGCAAAAAAATACGAAAAATTATTTTACGGCAAATGGTTCAGCACCCTCATGGGCAATTGGATTGTCCATTCTGGCCACCTTAATTAGCAGCATTACCTTCTTGGCATACCCGGGTGAAGGATTTGCATCAAATTGGATCTTGCTGGTTCAGGGATTGATGGTCCCCTTAACCTTAATGTTTTTCATTGGATTTATTGTCCCCCTTTACCGGAATGCCATTCATCTGAGCGCATACGAATATTTTGAACAACGTTTCGGTTTTGGTGCACGTTTGTACAGTTCCTTGGGCTTTTTCCTGGCTCATTTTTCAAAAATGGGGACAGTATTTTATCTTTTAGCCCTGGCTATCTCGAAAATGATAGGGGCCAACACCATTGAGCTAATCTGGAT
Proteins encoded:
- the pdxA gene encoding 4-hydroxythreonine-4-phosphate dehydrogenase PdxA, which produces MKDSQKHIPLLAITMGDPAGIGPEIAVKAFSCRTVHQICRPLLIGHGPTIEKAIEISNINLKIRTIYDPAEAVFQNDIINVLEIGGEQDDHVEFGKVSAAAGDYAFRAVKTAIDLAMQKKVDGTVTGPINKEAINKAGHHFSGHTEIYAHYTHTSKYAMLLADKNLRVIHVTTHVSLRQACDLVKKERIKEVIQLLHEGLRKLGYANPHIGVAGLNPHSGEGGLFGLEEIEEIIPAIQEMKDSGLWVEGPVPADALFALANGGKFDGCVAMYHDQGHIPFKVLGFEYDKAKSTMKSVKGVNITLGLPILRTSVDHGTAFEIAGRGIASPDALINAIEYAVKILNN
- a CDS encoding four-carbon acid sugar kinase family protein; this encodes MIAVIADDFTGAAEIGGIGLRHGLKVVIETENIRRCNTDLLVIATNTRSLHAKEASVYTENITKQLLKLNPAFIYKKIDSVLRGNIIGELAAMMYASQKKRAIVVAANPVFNRVIRDGIFFIDNIPLKETCFSTDPEYPIHSSSVLEILGKNSSVKNCRFNELLPEEGIIIGDVENDNDLKHWAVHIDAQTLPAGASGFFDALIRKHEVMPSCNISKLLPFGEKALYVLGSTYPKDTDFLKKLEENDHYLSNIPEEIYCNKNYDPKYLEAWANDIVHAIENHKKVIASIFHDSINEPDIAIRISETIGILIKKVTEKTNLNELLLEGGRTTSVVLKHLKINRLIPIQELDTGVIRMKIEGKSNFCVTTKPGSYFWPESILSQLTE